The following are encoded together in the Pyxidicoccus xibeiensis genome:
- a CDS encoding carbohydrate porin, translated as MGTSRAEARDAARRAPRFRGLVVLAVLLAQRAAADEPDLQWGQFQLRLDGYLRAGIGTSRDGTTQAAFIAPGARAKYRLGNEPETYFELGADGRYRLGDVQRPDAPTIQGYFLTAGYAPMGRSFELGVNDIAQAFFAFENFLPGFGVWLGRRYYDRKDIHLNDYFWLNPGQGAHAGLGLEWRMSEGRQLRAALFRLEDPDAPEGGVLNGTTLDVRFSGLRTNPGGVLTLWGQYALRHANASPAYLERNGFGLGFWHDQEGVLGFDTVKNTVAVLYRKGAALTQGATNARLVREDQDYDLVRARAWEVNNSLVLEPKAPWSLQWGLVLRWEDRGFGEDDTVRWFSTGVRPLYYVTDHVHVGFELGHDFVDNALLDRRGGLTKVTALLQLARGRGYFTRPVLRLFGTGAWWSRAFRGVVGTTPDGAPYGSGTWGWTVGSQVEAWW; from the coding sequence ATGGGAACGAGTCGAGCAGAGGCAAGGGATGCCGCGCGCCGCGCGCCGCGCTTCCGTGGGCTCGTCGTGCTCGCGGTGCTGCTGGCGCAGCGGGCGGCCGCGGACGAGCCCGACCTCCAGTGGGGCCAGTTCCAGTTGCGATTGGATGGCTACCTCCGCGCCGGGATTGGCACCAGCCGGGACGGCACGACACAGGCCGCGTTCATCGCGCCCGGTGCCCGTGCGAAGTACCGGCTCGGCAACGAGCCGGAGACCTACTTCGAGCTGGGCGCGGACGGGCGCTACCGGCTCGGTGACGTGCAGCGGCCGGATGCGCCCACGATTCAGGGCTACTTCCTGACCGCGGGCTACGCGCCCATGGGCCGCAGCTTCGAGCTGGGCGTGAATGACATCGCCCAGGCCTTCTTCGCGTTCGAGAACTTCCTGCCGGGGTTCGGGGTGTGGCTCGGGCGGCGCTACTACGACCGCAAGGACATCCACCTGAATGACTACTTCTGGCTCAACCCCGGCCAGGGCGCGCACGCCGGCCTGGGCCTGGAGTGGCGCATGTCGGAAGGGCGCCAGCTGAGGGCCGCCCTGTTCCGGCTGGAGGACCCGGACGCTCCGGAGGGCGGCGTGCTCAACGGCACCACGCTGGACGTGCGGTTCTCGGGACTGCGGACCAACCCGGGCGGTGTCCTCACGCTCTGGGGGCAGTACGCGCTCCGGCATGCGAATGCCTCGCCGGCATATCTCGAGCGCAATGGCTTTGGCCTCGGGTTCTGGCACGACCAGGAGGGCGTGCTGGGGTTCGACACGGTGAAGAACACGGTGGCCGTGCTGTACCGGAAGGGCGCCGCGCTGACGCAGGGGGCGACGAACGCGCGGCTCGTGCGTGAGGACCAGGACTACGACCTGGTGCGGGCCCGGGCCTGGGAGGTCAACAACAGCCTCGTGCTGGAGCCGAAGGCGCCGTGGTCCCTGCAGTGGGGGCTGGTGCTGCGCTGGGAGGACCGGGGGTTTGGCGAGGACGACACGGTGCGGTGGTTCAGCACCGGTGTGCGGCCCCTGTACTACGTGACGGACCACGTGCACGTAGGGTTCGAGCTGGGCCATGACTTCGTGGACAACGCGCTGCTGGACCGGCGCGGGGGGCTCACCAAGGTGACGGCGCTGCTGCAGCTCGCTCGGGGCCGGGGGTACTTCACCCGTCCCGTGCTCCGGCTGTTCGGGACGGGGGCCTGGTGGAGCCGTGCGTTCCGGGGCGTCGTGGGCACCACGCCGGACGGTGCGCCCTACGGCAGCGGCACCTGGGGCTGGACGGTGGGCAGCCAGGTGGAGGCCTGGTGGTAG
- a CDS encoding Imm8 family immunity protein yields MIRHVYCGEVENLRAWLPDDPHEVALWVCVEIGPKHGAAKKTDTFVLLVATPAGLETLEGRDNILADRALLVMRRFDYDDLWTWLERTVAACEAESWHHVVEKLRLHFKWEFENFRTHRMT; encoded by the coding sequence GTGATTCGCCACGTCTACTGCGGGGAGGTCGAGAACCTCAGGGCGTGGCTGCCGGACGACCCGCATGAGGTCGCCCTCTGGGTGTGCGTGGAGATAGGGCCCAAGCACGGCGCCGCGAAGAAGACGGACACCTTCGTGCTCCTGGTGGCGACTCCGGCCGGCCTGGAAACCCTCGAGGGCAGGGACAACATCCTGGCGGACCGGGCGCTGCTGGTGATGCGTCGGTTCGACTATGACGACCTGTGGACGTGGCTCGAGCGGACCGTTGCGGCCTGCGAGGCGGAGAGCTGGCACCACGTCGTCGAGAAGCTCCGGCTTCATTTCAAGTGGGAGTTCGAGAACTTCCGGACGCACCGGATGACGTGA
- a CDS encoding WD40 repeat domain-containing protein translates to MSQHAASSPRLDVFGDALPTGALSRCGTHRLWHPPQEDGLPYELHAVAFSPDSRRVVSATGPTARIWDVEDGREVAVLSGHVGYVHAVLYVSGTCIATAGSDQTVRLWDAASGAELRRWTVPGNGISRLALSPDGRTLLAGSRGFAVLDLEAGALVRCVQPEGSAGNTSALSFSPDGARVVLLERTFEPWRVCVYDTTTWTMQWSATGELYERFAWAVFSADGLTVSCAHTGPGFRSAVRTYDARTGTLLEEAHDQGGHPVSLPDGGLLRIAHGRLVLSRGGVQERTLELHSATYSGSWEPAVSPDGRWVTFAHGPATVLLVDLHTGATRPEHAHRDWVRQATFSEDGTHLLTYSQDGTVRRWDCGSGRQVERRRLEENDGRFIHLRDGRVLVGDSKRGTMFIHDVLADSKVDLEDAFSPYSAIWSEDRALVGTMLFDGESEVLVNDTRTGRRLWTLVISADWPELLAVSRRFIVTRQRPGATESGSTALHFWDVERGTLSLELPRPKGVRSRGFSPDGAWFLFEEGSQAVTQAVILVDLACPERRIRVETRARLTAVTVSRDGRLLATGDALGEVRVWSTDGALLGAFEGHRALVDTLAFSPDGTLLASSGADTTALIWPRSAWS, encoded by the coding sequence ATGAGCCAACACGCCGCTTCCTCACCCCGACTGGATGTCTTTGGAGACGCGCTGCCTACAGGGGCGCTGAGCCGCTGCGGCACACACCGCCTCTGGCACCCTCCCCAGGAAGACGGCCTCCCCTACGAGCTGCACGCGGTGGCCTTCTCGCCCGACTCACGTCGGGTGGTCTCGGCCACCGGGCCGACGGCCCGCATCTGGGACGTGGAGGACGGCCGTGAGGTCGCCGTGCTCTCCGGCCATGTGGGCTACGTGCACGCCGTGCTCTACGTGTCCGGCACGTGCATCGCCACGGCGGGCTCGGACCAAACGGTGCGGCTGTGGGATGCGGCGAGCGGCGCAGAGCTCCGGCGGTGGACGGTGCCTGGCAACGGCATCAGCCGCCTCGCGCTCTCTCCCGACGGACGCACGCTCCTGGCCGGAAGCCGGGGCTTCGCCGTGCTCGACCTGGAGGCCGGCGCGCTCGTCCGGTGCGTGCAACCCGAAGGCAGTGCCGGAAACACGAGCGCGCTCTCATTCTCTCCCGACGGCGCACGGGTCGTCCTGCTGGAGCGAACCTTCGAGCCCTGGCGCGTGTGTGTCTACGACACGACCACCTGGACGATGCAGTGGTCCGCCACCGGCGAGCTGTATGAGCGCTTCGCCTGGGCGGTGTTCTCCGCGGATGGGCTGACGGTGAGCTGCGCCCATACCGGGCCCGGGTTCCGGAGCGCCGTGCGCACCTACGACGCGCGCACGGGCACGCTGCTGGAGGAGGCCCATGACCAGGGCGGCCATCCCGTGTCCCTGCCCGATGGAGGGCTCCTGCGGATTGCTCACGGCCGGCTGGTGCTCTCCCGTGGGGGCGTACAGGAGCGGACGCTGGAGCTTCATTCCGCCACGTACTCCGGGAGCTGGGAGCCCGCCGTGTCTCCCGACGGCAGGTGGGTGACCTTCGCGCACGGGCCCGCGACGGTCCTCCTCGTCGATTTGCACACCGGGGCGACGCGGCCCGAGCACGCCCACCGCGACTGGGTGCGGCAAGCCACCTTCTCCGAGGATGGCACGCACCTGCTGACGTACTCCCAGGACGGGACGGTGCGGCGCTGGGACTGCGGCTCGGGCCGGCAGGTGGAACGCCGGCGGCTGGAGGAGAACGATGGACGCTTCATCCACCTGCGGGACGGACGCGTGCTCGTGGGGGACAGCAAGCGCGGAACCATGTTCATCCACGACGTCCTCGCCGACAGCAAGGTGGACCTTGAGGACGCCTTCTCACCCTACTCGGCCATCTGGTCCGAGGACCGCGCGCTGGTGGGGACGATGCTCTTCGACGGCGAGTCGGAGGTCCTGGTGAATGACACGCGCACGGGCAGGCGCCTGTGGACCCTGGTCATCTCCGCCGACTGGCCCGAGCTGCTCGCGGTGTCCCGCCGCTTCATCGTCACCCGCCAGCGGCCCGGAGCGACGGAGTCCGGCAGCACCGCCCTGCATTTCTGGGACGTGGAGCGGGGCACGCTGAGCCTCGAACTGCCCAGGCCCAAGGGGGTTCGCTCACGCGGGTTCTCTCCCGACGGAGCGTGGTTCCTCTTCGAGGAGGGCTCCCAGGCCGTCACCCAGGCAGTCATCCTCGTCGACCTCGCTTGTCCGGAGCGCCGCATCCGCGTGGAGACGCGCGCGCGGCTGACGGCCGTCACGGTGTCCAGGGATGGGCGGCTCCTGGCCACGGGAGACGCGCTGGGCGAGGTGCGGGTGTGGAGCACGGACGGCGCCCTGCTCGGGGCCTTCGAGGGACACCGGGCGCTCGTGGACACGCTGGCCTTCTCTCCGGACGGGACGCTGCTGGCCTCGAGCGGCGCGGACACCACCGCGCTCATCTGGCCTCGCAGCGCGTGGAGCTGA
- a CDS encoding LVIVD repeat-containing protein: MTSLRRSARVLLPCVLLLATLSGCDAPPRPTPDAGTPPPEDAGTLPWDGGYTVLEERGDNAEDPGVLAPCAFLPPVGTTPATCAEPSQFDLSACNLASLGSVPGDGIYQVRLRQEVPLEDGGTGGVTSHMYTQLRSDGGTTTLNGMPVGSKQQDAQSLFLGMTLQRPNGSVNRYALAGCESPEPGRFTGCLAICANGRVRTSATFEALRLTWEGREPESSGGLQRVSESYVAQGLPVDVYVAREHAYVVSINFYNRPGKDGGLSVFDVKDRSKPVLKKVISLPGDNYWNGVWAKGNALYVASADSGVVVFDISNPADPVLLRSLPGGAPLDVHTVLVEGDRLYGMSFAPTGETLVFDVSNPLEPVLRQRIHFPAGMLGDVPHDAFAHGDRLYLNHTTGGYFVLDVANLEDVKLLGTYPYANGYSHHSAVGTFAGRTIAFEGSEGPGSHLRILDVTDPAHIVKIGEFQLRSAPALSIHNMLLVGQRLYVAWYQEGVRVLDVSNPTQPRQVAHYNTFRETDPERSDDMYEGAVGIRVPGDGYVYVVDTSRGLLIFNAL; the protein is encoded by the coding sequence ATGACGTCCCTCCGCCGCTCCGCCCGGGTGCTGCTGCCGTGTGTCCTGCTGCTGGCCACCCTCTCCGGCTGTGATGCCCCCCCCCGCCCCACTCCAGACGCCGGGACGCCGCCTCCCGAGGACGCAGGGACACTTCCCTGGGACGGCGGCTACACCGTGCTCGAGGAGCGCGGGGACAACGCGGAGGACCCTGGCGTGCTGGCGCCGTGCGCCTTCCTGCCCCCGGTGGGAACGACGCCCGCCACCTGCGCCGAGCCCTCCCAGTTCGACCTGTCCGCGTGCAACCTCGCCTCGCTGGGCTCCGTGCCGGGCGACGGCATCTACCAGGTCCGGCTGCGCCAGGAGGTGCCCCTGGAGGACGGCGGCACCGGGGGCGTCACGTCGCACATGTACACCCAGCTCCGCTCCGACGGCGGCACCACCACCCTCAACGGCATGCCCGTCGGCTCGAAGCAGCAGGACGCGCAGAGCCTGTTCCTCGGGATGACGCTCCAGCGGCCGAACGGCTCGGTCAACCGCTACGCCCTCGCCGGCTGCGAGTCACCCGAGCCGGGCCGCTTCACCGGCTGCCTCGCCATCTGCGCCAACGGGCGGGTCCGCACGAGCGCCACCTTCGAGGCGCTCCGCCTGACGTGGGAAGGCCGTGAGCCCGAGTCCTCCGGTGGACTCCAGCGCGTCTCCGAGTCCTACGTGGCGCAGGGCCTGCCCGTGGACGTCTACGTCGCCAGGGAGCATGCCTATGTCGTCTCCATCAACTTCTACAACCGCCCCGGCAAGGACGGAGGCCTGTCCGTCTTCGACGTGAAGGACCGGAGCAAGCCCGTCCTCAAGAAGGTCATCAGCCTTCCCGGCGACAACTACTGGAATGGCGTCTGGGCCAAGGGGAATGCCCTGTACGTCGCCAGCGCGGACTCGGGCGTCGTCGTCTTCGACATCTCCAACCCCGCCGACCCGGTCCTCCTGCGCAGCCTGCCTGGCGGGGCGCCGCTCGATGTCCACACCGTGCTGGTGGAGGGTGACCGGCTCTACGGCATGTCCTTCGCGCCCACCGGCGAGACGCTCGTCTTCGACGTCTCCAACCCGCTGGAGCCCGTCCTGCGCCAGCGCATCCACTTCCCGGCCGGCATGCTCGGCGACGTGCCGCACGATGCCTTCGCCCACGGAGACCGCCTCTACCTGAATCACACCACCGGCGGTTACTTCGTCCTCGACGTCGCCAACCTCGAGGACGTGAAGCTGCTGGGCACGTACCCGTATGCGAACGGCTACAGCCACCACAGCGCGGTGGGGACGTTCGCCGGCCGCACCATCGCCTTCGAGGGCTCCGAGGGCCCCGGCTCCCACCTGCGCATCCTGGACGTCACGGACCCGGCCCACATCGTGAAGATTGGCGAGTTCCAGCTCAGGTCCGCCCCCGCCCTGTCCATCCACAACATGCTGCTCGTGGGACAGCGCCTGTACGTGGCCTGGTACCAGGAGGGCGTGCGCGTGCTGGACGTGTCCAACCCCACGCAGCCGCGACAGGTGGCGCACTACAACACCTTCCGCGAGACGGACCCGGAGCGCAGCGATGACATGTACGAGGGCGCCGTCGGCATCCGCGTGCCCGGAGATGGGTACGTGTACGTCGTGGACACGTCACGCGGGTTGCTCATCTTCAACGCCTTGTAG
- a CDS encoding MBL fold metallo-hydrolase, translating to MRARLIALSIVAALGGTLAVAGVVGFATTSHEARKSSLGVARPAADLLAVLDQPGPVELETVVSADWAVERGGLINLDHPTAKAAGLKNEDEPIQVFFHAIRHPEKGLFIVDTGVEKALRDAPEQSAMSGLVRSAMQMEKLKVLAPLGEWLAKQPRPLAGVFLTHLHLDHITGMADVPGGTPVYTGPGEASARMLLNAAGQGSADRALKGKPALSEWTYSHEAAGLFEGAVDIFGDGSVWALWVPGHTPGSTAYLVRSTKGPVLLLGDASHTRWGWEHDVEPGTFTADGPRSVESFKKLRAFAAAHPNVDVRVGHQH from the coding sequence ATGCGCGCCAGGCTGATTGCCCTCTCCATCGTCGCCGCCCTCGGCGGCACCCTCGCGGTCGCCGGTGTCGTCGGCTTTGCCACCACCTCCCACGAGGCCCGGAAGTCCTCGCTCGGTGTGGCCCGCCCGGCGGCGGACCTGCTGGCGGTGCTGGACCAGCCGGGCCCGGTGGAGCTGGAGACCGTCGTCTCGGCGGACTGGGCGGTGGAGCGCGGCGGCCTCATCAACCTGGACCACCCCACCGCGAAGGCCGCGGGCCTGAAGAACGAGGACGAGCCCATCCAGGTCTTCTTCCACGCCATCCGCCATCCGGAGAAGGGGCTCTTCATCGTCGACACGGGCGTGGAGAAGGCCCTGCGAGACGCGCCCGAGCAGTCGGCGATGAGCGGGCTGGTCCGGAGCGCCATGCAGATGGAGAAGCTGAAGGTGCTGGCACCGCTCGGCGAGTGGCTGGCGAAGCAGCCTCGGCCCCTGGCGGGCGTGTTCCTCACGCACCTGCACCTGGACCACATCACCGGCATGGCCGACGTGCCCGGGGGCACGCCCGTGTACACCGGCCCCGGGGAGGCCTCGGCGCGCATGCTCCTGAACGCCGCCGGGCAGGGCAGCGCCGACCGCGCGCTGAAGGGCAAGCCGGCCCTGTCCGAGTGGACGTACTCACACGAGGCGGCCGGCCTCTTCGAGGGCGCGGTGGACATCTTCGGCGACGGCTCGGTGTGGGCGCTCTGGGTGCCGGGGCACACGCCTGGGAGCACGGCGTACCTGGTGCGCTCGACGAAGGGGCCCGTGCTGCTGCTGGGCGACGCGAGCCACACGCGCTGGGGCTGGGAGCATGACGTGGAGCCCGGCACCTTCACGGCCGACGGGCCGCGCAGCGTGGAGAGCTTCAAGAAGCTCCGGGCCTTCGCCGCGGCGCACCCCAACGTCGACGTGCGCGTCGGGCATCAGCACTGA
- a CDS encoding LysR family transcriptional regulator has protein sequence MDISWDDARLFLAIAETGSISGAARALRIGQPTVSRRLAALEYAVGAALFRRSVDGAALTAAGERLVLPAKKMAEWAGELHRAAEKTDNSPRGLVRVTGSPFASFDFLAPFAGHVSQKHPGLRLEVLSAIQYLDLARGEADLALRFKPPTNADLKLVYTLEVQNAVFVSKSLKAKLPRKPTLQQIPWVAWAPPFESVPPNPQLESMIPGFAPVFTADNYLVMVAAVEAGVGALVQGDIPHRFRRERGLVRLDLDLGPFATGKVHLVCAKSALDIPRVRKVSELLVDELERSKR, from the coding sequence ATGGATATCTCCTGGGATGACGCGCGGCTGTTCCTGGCCATCGCGGAGACGGGCAGCATCAGCGGGGCGGCGCGGGCGCTGCGCATCGGCCAGCCCACGGTGAGCCGCAGGCTGGCGGCGCTGGAGTACGCGGTGGGCGCCGCCCTGTTCCGCCGGAGTGTCGACGGCGCGGCGCTGACGGCGGCCGGCGAGCGGCTGGTGCTCCCGGCAAAGAAGATGGCCGAGTGGGCGGGCGAGCTGCATCGCGCGGCGGAGAAGACGGACAACTCGCCCCGGGGCCTGGTGCGCGTGACGGGCAGCCCCTTCGCGAGCTTCGACTTCCTGGCGCCCTTCGCGGGCCATGTCTCCCAGAAGCACCCGGGCCTGCGCCTGGAGGTCCTGTCGGCCATCCAGTACCTCGACCTGGCGCGCGGTGAGGCGGACCTCGCGCTGCGCTTCAAGCCCCCGACGAACGCGGACCTGAAGCTCGTCTACACGCTGGAGGTGCAGAACGCCGTCTTCGTGTCGAAGTCCCTCAAGGCGAAGCTGCCGCGAAAGCCGACGCTCCAGCAGATACCGTGGGTGGCCTGGGCGCCGCCCTTCGAGTCGGTGCCGCCCAATCCCCAGCTGGAGTCGATGATTCCCGGCTTCGCCCCCGTCTTCACCGCGGACAACTACCTCGTCATGGTGGCCGCGGTGGAGGCGGGCGTGGGCGCGCTGGTGCAGGGGGACATCCCGCACCGCTTCCGCCGGGAGCGGGGGCTGGTGCGGCTGGACCTCGACCTGGGGCCGTTCGCGACGGGGAAGGTGCACCTGGTGTGCGCGAAGTCGGCGCTCGACATCCCCCGGGTGCGGAAGGTGTCGGAGCTGCTGGTGGACGAGCTGGAGCGGTCGAAGCGGTGA
- a CDS encoding SDR family oxidoreductase — protein sequence MSTLKGKTLFITGASRGIGKAIALRAARDGANIIIAAKTTEPHPKLPGTIYTAAEEIEKAGGKALPCVVDIRDENQIAAAVAKAVETFGGIDILVNNASAISLTGTLETPMKRYDLMHGINTRGTFACSQACIPYLKKASNPHILNNSPPLNMEARWFAPHVAYTMAKFGMSMCVLGMAEELKDDGIAVNAIWPRTVIATAAVQNLLGGDETIRGCRTPEIMADAAYAILTKPSREFTGNFCIDEDVLRSVGVKDFDKYQMVPGADLLPDYFI from the coding sequence ATGTCCACGCTCAAGGGAAAGACGCTCTTCATCACCGGCGCGAGCCGGGGTATCGGCAAGGCCATCGCGCTGCGTGCGGCGCGGGACGGCGCGAACATCATCATCGCCGCCAAGACGACCGAGCCCCACCCGAAGCTGCCCGGCACCATCTACACGGCCGCGGAGGAAATCGAGAAGGCGGGAGGCAAGGCGCTGCCCTGCGTCGTCGACATCCGCGACGAGAACCAGATTGCCGCCGCGGTGGCGAAGGCGGTGGAGACGTTCGGCGGCATCGACATCCTGGTGAACAACGCGAGCGCCATCAGCCTGACGGGCACGCTCGAGACGCCGATGAAGCGCTATGACCTGATGCACGGCATCAACACGCGCGGCACGTTCGCCTGCTCGCAGGCGTGCATCCCGTACCTCAAGAAGGCCAGCAACCCACACATCCTCAACAACTCGCCGCCGCTCAACATGGAGGCCCGCTGGTTCGCGCCCCACGTGGCGTACACCATGGCCAAGTTCGGCATGAGCATGTGCGTGCTCGGCATGGCGGAGGAGCTGAAGGACGACGGCATCGCCGTCAACGCCATCTGGCCGCGCACCGTCATCGCCACGGCGGCCGTGCAGAACCTGCTGGGCGGCGACGAGACGATTCGCGGCTGCCGCACGCCGGAAATCATGGCCGACGCGGCCTACGCCATCCTCACCAAGCCGAGCCGCGAGTTCACCGGCAACTTCTGCATCGACGAGGACGTCCTCCGCTCCGTGGGCGTGAAGGACTTCGACAAGTACCAGATGGTCCCCGGGGCGGACCTGCTCCCCGACTACTTCATCTGA
- a CDS encoding TonB-dependent receptor domain-containing protein: MHGSRPPEMQGVTMGRRGCPPLRGPCAVLLALVLGGVPTFALATEQEEPPAAGAQAAPSHSASLVPPTPREDSLARLPEGLQLTEPVVVELELTVDEAGDVTEARLVGDAPAALAAAALHAATRLRFHPATSDGVPVAVRLPFTYRFEPPVAQAPRALLTGRVRQKGTRKPIAGATVQAGDATAETDAQGLFQLELPPGSTALKISAPGHRLLMLTETLAEHQRLEVLYALEPLSVNPYETVVRADRPRTEVSRVTLHDQELREVPGTMGDPFRVVMLMPGVTALASGLSYPVVRGVQPAASAFYVDGVRVPFLYHLLVGSAVVHPDLIDTLDFQVGVPSARYGSLLGGAVDAHISRPREQGLHGTAYVDLIHSGAFIEAPFPETGTTVTAAARVSYTGLIVTRVVNAIHGPETYKNPDGTVLYTDLGEPKIYADYWDYQARVEQRVGEGGLRLLVLGSSDAVGLSARDPKVQDDGGIGLLFHRVDLRGRHPFAGGEAEVGLTLGYDRLGLNFNKSGRDPGSYELTQGAVTLRTGYTRELSNALTVELFGQVERRSASLEASGTFRPQGPGDGRNVYDRPDILATFAGVGAQLTFKPTARWTLVPGLRLDSYHGFGLDTSVALEPRLAVRHALTDTLTLKTGAGLYHQPATVLLPVPAGEMLALERGLQRAVQVSAGAEWRPHPELEVSAEGYYNALPRTLEFNFEDVISNVRRRGLAAEDIQSHGHSYGVELMVRRPLGRRWFGWVTYGYNQSRRFERYTRLGANGEELGPAEGLLPYTFEQAHSANAALSYRFEFVTVGAVAHFNTGRPESGQFGYRTMRPGTNAEGQTDWVPVSRDAVDRLPSFFRLDLRASRSLVFENFLLDVYLDVFNVTARREVLYQDYEYGTSSGLPKGLKKTGFGLPVVLPTLGAKGTF; the protein is encoded by the coding sequence ATGCACGGGTCTCGTCCCCCCGAGATGCAGGGTGTCACCATGGGTCGCCGGGGCTGTCCGCCGCTGAGGGGCCCTTGCGCGGTCCTCCTCGCGCTCGTGCTTGGCGGCGTCCCCACCTTTGCGCTCGCCACGGAGCAGGAGGAACCGCCGGCTGCTGGAGCGCAGGCGGCCCCCTCGCACTCCGCATCGCTGGTGCCTCCCACTCCGCGTGAGGACTCACTCGCGCGGCTGCCCGAGGGGCTGCAGCTCACCGAGCCCGTGGTGGTGGAGCTGGAGCTCACCGTGGACGAGGCCGGTGACGTCACCGAGGCCCGCCTAGTCGGTGACGCGCCTGCCGCCCTCGCCGCCGCCGCGCTGCACGCCGCCACCCGCCTGCGCTTCCACCCCGCCACCTCCGACGGTGTCCCCGTCGCCGTGCGCCTGCCCTTCACCTACCGCTTCGAGCCTCCCGTCGCCCAGGCGCCGCGTGCCCTGCTCACCGGCCGCGTACGCCAGAAGGGCACCCGCAAGCCCATTGCCGGCGCCACCGTGCAGGCCGGTGACGCCACCGCCGAGACGGACGCCCAGGGCCTCTTCCAGCTCGAGCTTCCGCCCGGCAGCACCGCCCTGAAAATCTCCGCGCCCGGCCACCGGCTGCTGATGCTCACCGAGACACTCGCCGAGCATCAGCGGCTGGAAGTGCTCTATGCGCTGGAGCCGCTCTCGGTGAACCCGTACGAGACGGTGGTGCGCGCGGACAGGCCTCGCACCGAGGTCTCTCGCGTCACCCTGCATGACCAGGAGCTTCGCGAAGTCCCCGGCACCATGGGCGACCCCTTCCGCGTCGTCATGCTGATGCCGGGTGTGACGGCGCTGGCCTCGGGGCTCTCCTACCCCGTGGTGCGCGGCGTGCAACCCGCGGCCAGTGCCTTCTACGTGGACGGCGTGCGCGTGCCCTTCCTCTACCACCTGCTGGTGGGAAGCGCGGTCGTCCACCCGGACCTCATCGACACGCTGGACTTCCAGGTCGGCGTCCCTTCCGCGCGTTATGGCAGCCTGCTCGGTGGCGCGGTGGATGCGCACATCAGCCGGCCGCGTGAGCAGGGGCTGCACGGCACCGCCTATGTGGACCTCATCCACAGCGGCGCCTTCATCGAAGCCCCCTTCCCCGAGACGGGCACCACCGTCACCGCCGCCGCGCGCGTCAGCTACACCGGGCTCATCGTCACCCGCGTGGTGAATGCCATCCACGGTCCGGAGACCTACAAGAATCCCGACGGCACCGTGCTGTACACCGACCTGGGCGAGCCGAAAATCTACGCGGACTACTGGGACTACCAGGCCCGGGTGGAGCAGCGCGTGGGCGAGGGAGGGCTCCGGCTGCTGGTGCTGGGCTCGTCGGACGCGGTGGGCCTCAGCGCCCGAGACCCGAAGGTCCAGGACGATGGTGGCATCGGGCTGCTCTTCCACCGCGTGGACCTGCGGGGCCGCCATCCCTTCGCGGGCGGCGAGGCCGAGGTGGGGCTCACGCTCGGCTACGACCGGCTGGGCCTCAACTTCAACAAGAGCGGCCGGGACCCGGGCAGCTATGAGCTGACTCAAGGTGCCGTGACGCTGCGCACCGGCTACACACGTGAGCTGTCCAACGCGCTGACCGTGGAGCTCTTCGGACAGGTCGAGCGCCGGAGCGCGAGCCTGGAGGCCTCGGGAACGTTCCGTCCCCAGGGGCCTGGCGACGGCAGGAATGTCTACGACCGGCCGGACATCCTGGCCACCTTCGCGGGCGTGGGCGCGCAGCTCACCTTCAAGCCCACCGCGCGATGGACGCTGGTGCCGGGCCTGCGCCTGGACAGCTACCACGGCTTCGGCCTGGACACCTCCGTCGCGCTGGAGCCGCGGCTCGCCGTGCGCCACGCACTCACCGACACGCTCACGCTCAAGACGGGCGCGGGCCTCTACCACCAACCCGCCACCGTGCTGCTGCCGGTGCCGGCGGGAGAGATGCTCGCGCTGGAGCGCGGCCTGCAGCGCGCCGTGCAGGTGTCGGCGGGCGCGGAGTGGCGGCCCCACCCGGAGCTCGAGGTCTCCGCCGAGGGCTACTACAACGCCCTGCCGCGCACGCTGGAGTTCAACTTCGAGGACGTCATCAGCAACGTGCGCCGGCGTGGGCTGGCGGCCGAGGACATCCAGAGCCATGGCCACAGCTACGGCGTGGAGCTCATGGTGCGCCGGCCGCTCGGGCGGCGCTGGTTCGGCTGGGTCACCTACGGCTACAACCAGAGCCGCCGCTTCGAGCGCTACACGCGGCTGGGAGCGAATGGCGAGGAGCTCGGGCCCGCGGAGGGCCTCCTACCCTATACGTTCGAGCAGGCCCACTCCGCCAACGCCGCGCTCAGCTACCGCTTCGAGTTCGTGACGGTGGGCGCGGTGGCGCACTTCAACACCGGGCGCCCGGAGAGCGGCCAGTTCGGCTACCGCACCATGCGCCCCGGTACCAACGCCGAGGGCCAGACGGACTGGGTGCCCGTGAGCCGCGACGCGGTGGACCGGCTGCCCTCCTTCTTCCGGCTCGACCTGCGCGCGTCGAGGAGCCTGGTCTTCGAGAACTTCCTGCTCGACGTCTACCTGGATGTCTTCAACGTCACCGCGCGCCGCGAGGTCCTCTACCAGGACTACGAATATGGAACGTCGTCCGGCCTCCCCAAGGGGCTGAAGAAGACGGGCTTCGGCCTGCCCGTGGTGCTGCCCACCCTCGGGGCCAAGGGGACCTTCTGA